In one Sesamum indicum cultivar Zhongzhi No. 13 linkage group LG12, S_indicum_v1.0, whole genome shotgun sequence genomic region, the following are encoded:
- the LOC105175284 gene encoding mitochondrial pyruvate carrier 4, with amino-acid sequence MATSKLQALWNHPAGPKTIHFWAPTFKWGISIANFADFSKPPEKVSYPQQIAVTATGIIWSRYSTVITPKNWNLFSVNIVMAGTGIYQLSRKIKHDYINEEQAAVAKE; translated from the exons ATGGCGACATCAAAACTGCAAGCACTATGGAATCACCCGGCTGGCCCTAAAACCA TTCATTTCTGGGCACCGACCTTCAAGTGGGGCATTAGCATAGCCAATTTCGCTGACTTCAGTAAACCCCCAGAGAAAGTTTCATATCCCCAGCAGATTG cTGTTACAGCAACTGGAATTATCTGGTCACGCTACAGCACTGTTATTACCCCT AAGAACTGGAACCTCTTCAGTGTAAACATTGTAATGGCCGGTACTGGCATTTATCAGCTTTCCCGAAAAATAAA GCACGATTACATCAATGAGGAGCAAGCTGCTGTGGCCAAAGAatga
- the LOC105175283 gene encoding uncharacterized protein DDB_G0285917 has protein sequence MEGVGARLGRSSTRYGPATVFTGPVRKWKKKWVHVPPSSSNHHHQTSANGTVNGSNGSSHLLLYKWTPITPSQNKDSNNSNNGSDNSNNGNADSKTSNKDDAPAAEEPPRRKFKYIPIIVLEEQMNESSEQIEEDAKPVETDALEAASKGHDEKPDINDVPMDESQAQENNPVERHDLNESTLDLSLGLKAHDGENESDQKADQMKDKQLE, from the exons ATGGAGGGAGTAGGGGCCAGACTCGGTCGATCATCGACTCGTTACGGCCCCGCCACCGTCTTCACCGGTCCGGTTCGTAAGTGGAAGAAGAAGTGGGTTCACGTGCCGCCGTCGAGTTCCaaccaccaccatcagacGTCTGCAAACGGAACCGTTAACGGCAGTAACGGATCCTCCCACCTCTTGCTCTATAAATGGACCCCGATCACTCCCAGTCAAAACAAAGACAGCAATAATAGTAATAACGGTAGTGATAATAGTAATAATGGCAATGCTGACTCCAAGACTTCAAATAAAGACGACGCCCCAGCAGCAGAGGAGCCTCCGAGGAGAAAATTCAAGTATATCCCg ATTATTGTGCTTGAAGAACAAATGAATGAGTCCTCAGAACAAATTGAGGAAGACGCAAAGCCCGTTGAGACTGACGCATTGGAGGCGGCCTCCAAGGGACATGATGAAAAACCTGACATCAATGATGTGCCTATGGATGAAAGCCAG GCTCAAGAGAATAATCCTGTGGAACGGCATGATCTGAATGAAAGCACATTAGATTTGAGTTTGGGCTTGAAGGCTCATGATGGAGAAAATGAATCTGATCAAAAAGCAGATCAAATGAAAGACAAGCAGCTAGAATGA